Proteins from a genomic interval of Ralstonia wenshanensis:
- a CDS encoding response regulator, with protein sequence MPFLAHHHDCLGWSGEMAQRVQAFDWASTELGPIQDWPPSLRAAVQMVLACPVPLVMLWGRHGYMVYNDAYAEFAGGRHPYLLGCPVELGWPEVADFNRHVMDVCLGGGTLSYRDKELVLLRNGRPEDVWLDLYYSPLPDDSGRPAGVLAIVVETTERVQTERERQSAEQALRQLTETLEQRVADALSARAEVEAQLRQAQKMEAIGSLTGGVAHDFNNVLQVIAGNLQLLSVETPGNARVQHRIAAATRAVQRGSTLAAQLLAFARRQQLSPAVVNPTRLVQGMSEMLHRALGEAIKVETHLADDLWNVQADRNQLENALLNLAINARDAMRGNGVLTISAKNIKLDKTQGQGRDQPAPGDYLVFSVTDTGVGMPPEVVEHVFEPFFTTKPDGHGTGLGLSMVFGFVKQSGGHIAIDSAVGQGTTVRLYFPRCTEAAPDDAVEVHDTIVTPMGGRETILVVEDDTDVRLTAVDMLSQLGYRVLTAANGQAALELMNSGTPIDLLFTDVIMPGPIKGGELSIRAAQRVPPLPVLLVSGYTRDEVQHDGRLPPGVTLLGKPYRRDDLARMVRNVLSASRTAQSQSQSMSHPVASDASQSPTVLLVEDDTASREALQEVLTTFGLQCVSAATAEDALALARARSVQVLLTDLTLPGQSGADLARTLLRLQPHVDVLLMSGYGTEAEIGEPIPGARLLGKPIDLGTLQQALAPWLATATATATATATATDTQHVTNAA encoded by the coding sequence ATGCCGTTTCTCGCGCATCACCATGACTGCCTCGGCTGGAGCGGTGAGATGGCGCAGCGCGTGCAGGCATTCGATTGGGCTTCCACCGAGCTGGGCCCGATCCAGGATTGGCCCCCCAGCCTGCGTGCCGCCGTGCAAATGGTGCTGGCATGCCCGGTGCCGCTGGTCATGCTTTGGGGCCGCCACGGCTACATGGTCTACAACGACGCCTACGCCGAGTTTGCCGGCGGGCGTCATCCCTATCTTCTTGGCTGCCCCGTTGAACTGGGCTGGCCCGAAGTGGCCGATTTCAACCGTCATGTCATGGATGTCTGCCTCGGTGGCGGCACGCTGTCGTACCGCGACAAGGAACTCGTCCTGCTGCGCAACGGTCGCCCCGAAGACGTGTGGTTGGATCTCTACTACAGCCCGCTGCCCGACGACTCTGGCCGCCCGGCGGGCGTGCTGGCCATCGTGGTGGAAACCACCGAGCGCGTGCAGACCGAACGCGAACGGCAGTCCGCCGAGCAGGCGCTGCGCCAGTTGACCGAAACGCTGGAGCAACGCGTGGCCGATGCGTTGTCTGCCCGCGCCGAAGTGGAAGCGCAATTGCGCCAGGCCCAGAAGATGGAAGCCATCGGCAGCCTGACCGGCGGCGTGGCGCACGACTTCAACAACGTGCTCCAGGTGATTGCCGGCAACCTGCAACTGCTCTCCGTCGAGACGCCAGGCAACGCGCGCGTGCAGCATCGGATTGCCGCCGCCACGCGTGCCGTACAGCGCGGCTCCACGCTGGCAGCGCAGTTGCTCGCCTTTGCACGCAGGCAGCAGCTGTCTCCGGCAGTCGTCAACCCGACGCGGCTGGTTCAGGGCATGAGCGAGATGCTGCACCGCGCGCTGGGCGAAGCCATCAAGGTGGAAACGCATCTGGCCGACGACTTGTGGAACGTACAGGCCGATCGCAACCAGCTCGAGAATGCATTGCTGAACCTCGCCATCAATGCGCGCGATGCCATGCGCGGCAATGGCGTACTGACCATCTCCGCCAAGAACATCAAGCTCGACAAAACGCAGGGGCAAGGGCGCGACCAGCCTGCCCCCGGCGACTACCTCGTCTTCTCCGTCACCGACACGGGCGTGGGCATGCCGCCCGAAGTGGTCGAGCACGTCTTCGAGCCCTTCTTCACCACCAAGCCCGACGGCCACGGCACGGGCCTGGGGCTCAGCATGGTGTTCGGCTTCGTCAAGCAGAGCGGCGGACACATCGCCATCGATAGCGCGGTCGGGCAGGGCACCACGGTGCGGCTCTACTTTCCGCGCTGCACAGAGGCGGCCCCGGACGATGCCGTGGAGGTGCACGACACCATCGTCACGCCCATGGGCGGGCGCGAGACCATTCTCGTGGTGGAAGACGATACCGACGTGCGCCTGACCGCCGTCGACATGTTGAGCCAGCTCGGTTACCGCGTGCTTACGGCAGCCAACGGCCAGGCCGCACTCGAACTCATGAACAGCGGCACGCCCATCGACCTGCTCTTTACCGACGTGATCATGCCGGGCCCCATCAAGGGCGGCGAACTGTCGATACGCGCCGCGCAACGCGTGCCGCCGCTGCCGGTGCTGCTGGTCTCAGGCTACACGCGTGACGAGGTGCAGCACGACGGCAGGCTGCCGCCCGGTGTGACGCTGCTCGGCAAGCCCTACCGGCGTGACGACTTGGCGCGCATGGTGCGCAACGTGCTCAGCGCCAGCCGCACCGCGCAATCGCAATCGCAATCGATGAGCCATCCGGTGGCAAGCGACGCTTCACAATCGCCTACGGTGCTGCTGGTGGAAGACGACACCGCCTCGCGCGAAGCCTTGCAGGAGGTGCTCACCACCTTCGGCCTGCAGTGCGTATCTGCCGCCACGGCTGAAGACGCCCTCGCACTGGCGCGCGCGCGCTCTGTGCAGGTGCTGCTGACCGATCTCACCTTGCCTGGCCAATCCGGCGCGGACCTCGCCCGCACGCTGCTGCGCCTGCAGCCGCATGTGGATGTGCTGCTGATGTCCGGCTACGGCACGGAGGCCGAGATTGGCGAGCCCATTCCCGGCGCACGCCTGCTCGGCAAGCCGATCGACCTGGGCACGCTGCAGCAGGCGCTGGCGCCGTGGCTGGCAACGGCAACGGCAACGGCGACGGCGACGGCGACGGCGACCGACACGCAACATGTGACGAACGCCGCATAA